A window from Crocosphaera sp. UHCC 0190 encodes these proteins:
- a CDS encoding bifunctional serine/threonine-protein kinase/formylglycine-generating enzyme family protein, with protein sequence MSLYCLNPTCPSPDNPNTHQYCQGCGQELAQTTLGYQFRDRYQVLQVLGEGTFGRTYLVEDQNFRGRKRVLKKFIAAIQGKALATAQELFKREAEILDTLKHEQIPAIYDHFEEGNSLYLVEEYIEGDDLISEFEREGNFREEKIKSLLQDLLPVLDYLHQRNLLHRDIKPDNIMRRHQDHKLVLIDFGGVKEVSKTIGTLIYTPGYASIEQMTGHPQPSSDIYSLGATCVRLLTGCLPSESNQNDLIYDSNTASWLWREILEKQGRKIDGNLGNILDKMLQHLAQDRYDNAQEILQALNLSASLSQPLVITETSSSALTQTETTLKNSLRKWEKLLDYTAWVSLGLVITWSIKLVFYSSSSPSLTLWEKSFNYVALISLGILIFRLGILLFNPLKRNKLPTPPTPPTLSQPPTLSQPPTPPTPPTPPTLSQPPTLSQPPTPTPPRKPDKNRISSPKNFQFEVITVNKKGEIINRQRQENQSFSIDLGQGVTLDMVAIKGGKFFMGCPKLESRDSKTEQPRHWVTVASFCMGKYPITQAQWEMIMGNNPAHFKGKNRPIENISFYDCLEFCEKLSQTIGIDVTLPSEAQWEYACRAILNPSHYRGIDGEETYPPFYFGETITRELANYNSRTTYQQEPLGNYRQQTTEVGQFSPNNFGLYDLHGNVWEWCADTWHENYKNAPTDGSIWLDGNEQDSPMRGGSWGGFPFYCRSATRNKVQRNHRSYYHGFRVVYNFGKKP encoded by the coding sequence ATGTCTCTTTATTGTCTTAACCCAACTTGTCCCTCTCCTGATAACCCGAATACTCACCAATATTGTCAAGGGTGTGGTCAAGAATTAGCCCAAACTACTCTCGGTTATCAATTCCGCGATCGCTATCAAGTTCTTCAGGTTTTAGGAGAGGGAACTTTTGGCCGAACTTATTTAGTAGAAGACCAAAATTTTCGGGGTAGAAAACGGGTTTTAAAAAAATTCATTGCTGCTATCCAAGGAAAAGCTTTAGCAACAGCACAAGAATTATTTAAACGGGAAGCAGAAATATTAGACACCTTAAAACATGAGCAAATTCCCGCTATTTATGATCATTTTGAAGAGGGAAATTCTCTCTATTTAGTTGAAGAATATATCGAGGGAGATGACTTAATTAGTGAATTTGAGCGAGAGGGAAACTTTAGGGAAGAAAAAATTAAATCCTTATTACAAGATTTACTACCTGTTTTAGATTATCTCCATCAAAGAAACTTATTACATCGAGATATTAAACCTGATAATATTATGCGTCGTCATCAAGATCATAAATTAGTTTTAATTGATTTTGGTGGTGTTAAAGAAGTTTCTAAAACCATTGGAACATTAATTTATACCCCTGGTTATGCTTCTATAGAACAAATGACGGGTCATCCTCAACCAAGTAGTGATATCTATAGTTTAGGGGCAACTTGTGTCCGTTTACTCACCGGATGTTTACCCTCTGAAAGTAATCAAAATGACCTAATTTATGATAGTAATACTGCCAGTTGGTTATGGCGAGAGATTTTAGAAAAACAAGGGCGAAAAATTGATGGAAACTTGGGGAATATTTTAGATAAAATGTTACAACATTTGGCTCAAGATCGTTATGATAATGCTCAGGAAATTTTACAAGCGTTAAATTTATCTGCTTCTTTATCTCAACCTTTAGTTATTACTGAAACATCATCCTCAGCATTAACTCAAACTGAAACAACCCTTAAAAATAGTTTAAGAAAATGGGAGAAATTACTTGATTATACCGCCTGGGTAAGTTTAGGACTTGTCATAACTTGGTCTATAAAATTAGTTTTTTATTCTTCATCTTCTCCGTCTTTAACTCTCTGGGAAAAATCATTTAATTATGTAGCTTTGATAAGTTTAGGAATTCTCATTTTCAGGTTAGGGATATTATTATTTAATCCCTTGAAAAGGAATAAATTACCCACACCTCCCACACCTCCCACACTTTCCCAACCTCCCACACTTTCCCAACCTCCCACACCTCCCACACCTCCCACACCTCCCACACTTTCCCAACCTCCCACACTTTCCCAACCTCCCACACCTACCCCCCCAAGAAAACCAGACAAAAACCGCATTAGTTCCCCTAAAAACTTTCAATTTGAAGTCATTACCGTTAATAAAAAAGGGGAAATTATTAACCGTCAAAGGCAAGAAAATCAGTCATTTAGCATTGACTTAGGACAAGGTGTTACCTTGGATATGGTTGCAATTAAAGGGGGTAAATTTTTCATGGGTTGTCCTAAATTAGAAAGTCGAGATAGTAAAACTGAACAACCTAGACATTGGGTAACAGTTGCTTCTTTTTGTATGGGTAAATATCCTATTACTCAAGCACAATGGGAGATGATAATGGGAAATAATCCTGCTCATTTTAAAGGGAAAAATAGACCGATTGAAAACATTTCTTTTTATGATTGTTTAGAATTTTGTGAAAAGCTATCTCAAACGATAGGAATAGATGTTACATTACCCAGTGAAGCACAATGGGAATATGCTTGTCGTGCTATTCTTAACCCCAGTCATTATCGAGGAATTGATGGGGAAGAAACCTATCCTCCCTTCTATTTTGGTGAAACCATTACCCGTGAATTAGCTAATTATAACAGTCGCACAACTTATCAACAAGAACCCCTTGGAAATTATCGTCAACAAACTACAGAAGTTGGTCAATTTTCTCCCAATAATTTTGGTTTATATGATCTGCACGGTAATGTGTGGGAATGGTGTGCAGATACTTGGCATGAAAATTACAAAAATGCCCCAACAGATGGTAGTATTTGGTTAGATGGAAATGAGCAAGATTCACCTATGCGTGGTGGTTCTTGGGGTGGTTTTCCTTTTTATTGTCGTTCCGCAACCCGTAACAAAGTGCAACGTAATCATCGTAGCTATTATCATGGGTTTCGAGTTGTGTATAATTTTGGAAAAAAACCATAA
- a CDS encoding ABC-ATPase domain-containing protein, which yields MMDNQDLYNHLLKIDARGYKAYKDIKGSYQFPDFTLIIEHVQGDPFASPSKLIIKIPQAVAKFPAILYQTDSRRIALEDYLIRQFHQTCEQLSSRRGTGKSGLISIVKVGQEILKRTAATVNNKEIEIRFFVGLPARGRSILGRQAAQMLCEDIPNIVEQALKYQALDAKAIQTQVQTTEDADWIRQELKEKRIVTFIANNSILPRQSGVDSRALETNYIPFQSPKSLEVSFNCPNQGLIKGLGIPQGITVIVGGGYHGKSTLLRAIELGIYNHIPGDGREFVVSDPSSVKIRAEDGRSIVGVNISPFINQLPQQRSTDHFSSTNASGSTSQAANIIEALEVGTQVLLVDEDTAATNFMIRDRRMQQLIAKEKEPITPFIDKIQQLYTEYGVSTILVMGGSGDYFDVANTVIAMENFQPHDVTEKAKLIAQQTPNERLIEGGQEFGKITPRIPLPESIDPSRGRRDVKVKVRDVDEVVFGTEDIDLTAVEQIVESGQLRAIAAAIIYAKNKYMNRQNTLPEILAHVMIDIDSKGLDILSEFPQGDFVLFRRFELAAALNRLRSLKVP from the coding sequence ATGATGGACAATCAAGACTTATATAATCACCTATTAAAAATAGATGCCAGGGGTTATAAAGCTTATAAAGATATTAAGGGAAGTTATCAATTTCCTGATTTTACCTTAATCATTGAACACGTGCAAGGCGATCCCTTTGCTTCTCCTAGTAAACTGATTATAAAAATTCCTCAAGCTGTCGCTAAATTTCCTGCTATTCTTTATCAAACTGATAGCAGAAGAATCGCCTTAGAAGATTATTTAATCCGTCAATTTCATCAAACTTGTGAACAATTAAGTAGTCGTCGGGGAACGGGAAAAAGTGGTCTAATTAGTATTGTTAAAGTCGGACAGGAAATATTAAAAAGAACAGCAGCAACTGTCAATAATAAAGAGATAGAAATTCGTTTTTTTGTGGGACTTCCCGCCAGAGGACGCAGTATTTTAGGTCGTCAAGCGGCTCAAATGTTATGTGAAGATATTCCTAATATTGTTGAGCAAGCTTTGAAATATCAAGCCTTAGATGCAAAAGCTATTCAAACACAAGTTCAAACCACAGAAGATGCGGACTGGATACGTCAAGAATTAAAGGAAAAAAGAATAGTTACTTTTATTGCTAATAACTCAATTTTACCCCGTCAAAGTGGTGTTGATTCTCGTGCTTTAGAAACTAATTATATCCCCTTTCAGTCTCCTAAATCTCTAGAAGTGTCTTTTAATTGTCCCAACCAAGGATTGATAAAAGGACTGGGAATTCCTCAAGGTATTACTGTCATTGTTGGCGGTGGTTATCATGGTAAATCTACCTTATTACGGGCCATAGAATTAGGAATTTATAATCATATTCCTGGGGATGGTAGAGAATTCGTAGTCAGCGATCCATCATCGGTAAAAATAAGAGCAGAAGATGGTAGAAGTATTGTAGGAGTAAATATTTCACCATTTATTAATCAGTTGCCTCAACAGCGTTCAACAGATCATTTTTCAAGTACAAATGCCAGTGGTAGCACTTCCCAAGCAGCGAATATTATTGAGGCATTAGAAGTCGGAACTCAAGTGTTATTAGTAGACGAAGATACGGCTGCTACCAATTTTATGATCCGCGATCGCAGAATGCAACAGTTAATTGCAAAAGAGAAGGAACCCATTACGCCATTTATTGATAAAATTCAACAATTATATACAGAATATGGAGTATCTACCATATTAGTTATGGGAGGAAGTGGTGACTATTTTGATGTCGCTAATACTGTCATCGCAATGGAAAATTTTCAACCTCATGATGTTACAGAAAAAGCTAAACTAATTGCTCAACAAACTCCCAATGAAAGATTAATAGAAGGAGGTCAAGAATTCGGTAAAATCACCCCTAGAATTCCCCTTCCTGAAAGTATTGATCCCAGTCGAGGAAGACGAGACGTTAAAGTGAAAGTTAGGGATGTAGATGAAGTGGTTTTTGGGACAGAAGATATTGACTTAACTGCTGTTGAACAAATTGTTGAATCAGGGCAATTACGCGCCATCGCTGCAGCGATTATTTATGCTAAAAATAAATACATGAATCGTCAAAATACCTTGCCAGAAATTTTAGCTCATGTTATGATAGATATTGATAGTAAAGGCTTAGATATTTTAAGTGAGTTTCCTCAGGGAGATTTTGTGTTATTTCGTCGCTTTGAATTAGCTGCAGCCCTAAACCGTTTACGATCTTTAAAAGTACCTTAA
- a CDS encoding EAL and GGDEF domain-containing protein — MEGRKQVETESNSQKIIENQLINQQELLKTIVDNIPIMLAFFDKKYNVKWINKEWENILGSSLEDIEKGDVLAELYPDPNYRQYVLNYIQSAQGIWGDFKTCLPNGTIIDTAWMNIRLSDGSNIGIGQDISQRKHMELALQKSEEKYRLLFEANPHPLWVYDSETLQFLEVNEAAIQHYGYSRQEFLEMTIENIRPVEDITMLRKFLTNHPHRIHESGVWQHKKRNGELINVEIISQEIIYTGRKARLVLAHDITESLKAKLELKKSEKRFRRAIIHAPLPIIIHAEDGEVLQINDTWTELTGYTHQQIPTIAQWTEKAYGETKEIARSIIDNLYSLNNKIDEGEITIKTAQGAEKIWHFSSAPLGRLADGRRMVISMAIDVTERKKAEEQLRHDALHDSLTDLPNRLLLMERLEQSIQRAKRHKNYRFALIFLDLDRFKLINDSLGHVVGDHLLIRIASHLKNCVRVLDTVARLGGDEFIILLDDLQEEIEALHIAERIIEALKTPFKIGDRDVFTTASLGIAFNKQEDENAYHILRNADLAMYKAKEKGKSCYVIFDQKMHVQAQKLLDLETNLRLALKHQEFLLYYQPILSLSTRNLAGFEALVRWQHPQKGLISPAHFIPVAEETGLIIPLGEWVLLESCRQLKGWQEQFAQFQHLKISVNLSSQQLKDHQIIEKIDNILSQTGLDANCLKLEITESILMENKSIARDILLQLKERGIEISIDDFGTGYSSLSYLHHLPVDSLKIDRSFVINMNQHQDNMRVTEAIITLAHHLQLDVIAEGIETEKDLQQLRDLGCEFGQGYLFSKPLSGKEIEAKQFLF, encoded by the coding sequence ATGGAAGGAAGGAAACAAGTAGAAACAGAGAGTAATTCACAAAAAATTATAGAAAATCAACTAATCAATCAACAAGAATTACTGAAAACAATTGTTGATAATATTCCAATAATGTTGGCTTTCTTTGACAAAAAATATAATGTTAAGTGGATCAATAAAGAATGGGAAAATATTTTAGGTTCGAGTTTAGAAGACATTGAAAAGGGAGATGTTTTAGCAGAATTATATCCCGATCCTAATTATCGTCAGTATGTTCTCAATTATATTCAATCTGCCCAAGGGATTTGGGGAGACTTTAAAACTTGTTTACCTAATGGCACAATTATTGATACTGCCTGGATGAATATCCGTCTGTCAGATGGTAGTAATATCGGCATTGGACAGGATATTAGTCAACGGAAACACATGGAACTTGCCTTGCAAAAGTCAGAAGAAAAATATCGTTTATTATTTGAAGCTAATCCTCATCCTTTATGGGTATATGATTCAGAAACATTACAATTTTTAGAAGTTAATGAAGCCGCTATTCAACATTATGGTTATTCCCGTCAAGAATTTTTAGAAATGACCATAGAAAATATTCGTCCCGTGGAAGATATTACTATGTTAAGAAAGTTTCTAACAAACCATCCTCATCGGATTCATGAATCTGGAGTATGGCAACATAAAAAGCGCAATGGCGAATTGATTAATGTTGAAATTATTTCTCAGGAAATTATTTATACTGGCAGGAAAGCTAGACTGGTTTTAGCTCATGATATCACTGAGAGTCTTAAGGCGAAACTTGAGTTAAAAAAGAGTGAAAAGCGTTTTCGACGAGCGATTATTCATGCTCCTTTGCCGATTATTATTCATGCTGAAGATGGAGAAGTTTTACAAATTAATGATACTTGGACGGAGTTGACAGGATATACTCATCAGCAGATTCCTACCATTGCTCAATGGACGGAAAAAGCCTATGGAGAAACTAAAGAAATTGCTCGTTCAATCATTGATAATCTTTATTCTTTAAACAACAAAATTGATGAGGGAGAAATTACCATTAAAACCGCTCAGGGAGCAGAAAAAATTTGGCATTTTAGTTCTGCACCTTTAGGGAGACTTGCTGATGGAAGACGGATGGTCATTTCCATGGCAATTGATGTTACTGAGCGCAAAAAAGCAGAAGAACAATTACGACATGATGCCTTACATGATAGTTTAACTGACTTACCAAATCGACTTTTATTAATGGAGCGATTAGAGCAATCAATTCAACGGGCTAAACGCCATAAAAATTATCGGTTTGCTCTGATTTTTCTGGATTTAGATCGCTTTAAACTTATTAATGATAGTTTGGGGCATGTCGTCGGTGATCATCTGTTAATTCGCATTGCTTCTCACTTAAAAAATTGTGTTCGCGTTTTGGATACAGTGGCTCGTTTGGGAGGAGATGAATTTATTATATTATTGGATGATTTACAGGAAGAAATTGAAGCATTACATATTGCAGAACGAATTATTGAAGCCTTAAAAACACCATTTAAAATTGGTGATCGGGACGTTTTTACAACAGCTAGTCTGGGAATCGCTTTTAATAAACAAGAAGATGAAAATGCCTATCATATCCTGAGAAATGCTGATTTAGCTATGTATAAAGCGAAGGAAAAAGGTAAGTCATGTTATGTGATTTTTGATCAAAAAATGCACGTTCAAGCACAAAAATTGCTCGATTTAGAAACTAATTTAAGATTAGCTCTTAAACATCAAGAATTTCTGCTTTATTATCAACCAATTCTCTCCCTTTCTACGAGAAATTTAGCCGGGTTTGAAGCTTTAGTGCGGTGGCAACATCCCCAAAAAGGTTTGATTTCTCCGGCTCATTTTATTCCGGTTGCAGAAGAAACAGGGTTAATTATTCCTTTAGGGGAATGGGTTTTATTAGAATCCTGTCGTCAATTAAAGGGTTGGCAAGAGCAATTTGCTCAGTTTCAACATTTAAAAATAAGTGTTAATCTGTCAAGTCAGCAACTCAAAGATCATCAGATTATTGAAAAAATCGATAATATTCTGAGTCAAACTGGATTAGATGCAAACTGTTTAAAGCTTGAGATTACTGAAAGTATCCTCATGGAAAATAAAAGTATTGCTAGGGATATTTTATTACAATTAAAGGAACGGGGAATCGAGATAAGTATTGATGATTTTGGGACGGGTTATTCTTCTTTAAGCTATCTTCACCATTTACCTGTTGATAGTTTAAAAATTGATCGTTCTTTTGTGATTAATATGAATCAACATCAAGATAATATGAGAGTGACTGAAGCAATTATTACTTTAGCACATCATTTACAGCTTGATGTGATTGCTGAAGGAATAGAAACGGAAAAAGATTTACAGCAATTACGAGATTTAGGGTGTGAATTTGGTCAAGGATATCTCTTTTCTAAACCTTTATCTGGGAAGGAAATTGAAGCAAAACAGTTTTTATTTTGA
- a CDS encoding diguanylate cyclase, producing MKFQPNHRLDILVSETSPSQKQPETENQSVSGQKTVGFHQSREDSKQQLIAQLIAENQQLKQELKAKKQEIQVLSQQNHTKTDFEIILQGVADALIIVNQEGYIQFVNPAAEKLLGRSGNQLINHCLGMPVSNDETEITIFRPTGQLIIAEMRVAKIPWNQETAYLASLRDVTERQEAEAALKESEERFRLLADTAPVLIWMAGTQGEFTFVSQPWLTFTGQSLEEQLNDGWQKNLHPEDKSSYLKTYLNAFKKPASFEQKFRLKHFDGNYRWLLSRGVPRLTSEGEFVGYIGSCIDITEHKKLEETLLQISTAVESSSEAISILDKKGKSLYHNPAFVELFGYTPDTLNEMGGLKKIFCDQDYFRYQTVINAIAEGSNSWRGELGIRSPKGQKRQLCLHADGICDKNKQIIGIVITATDITERKRFEKELKQTNSKLKASVKQLEIVNHDIVMLGETIELLQACLSLDEAQKLLKMQVPRLFQGVSGSIFVFNQDNKLMEAMTTWGVQTNSELVFSPNDCWALRRGRLHTVHSGCGLLCSHVDMNSPNKNASLCLPMTARGETLGLIYLYDRKKTFLSEEKQQFVATVAEHLALALGNLKLRETLQQECIRDPLMGLFNRRYLEASLERELSRAKRHQQTLGVIMVDIDHFKRFNDDYSHEAGDIVLRVVGEFLQKSVRGSDIACRYGGEELTLILPDASLEESQYRAEELRQGIKQLIVKYQGQHLRQITASFGVASYPEKGMTVSQLLSNADAALYQAKAQGRDCVVMAT from the coding sequence ATGAAATTCCAACCCAACCACCGATTAGACATCTTGGTGTCTGAGACTTCTCCCTCTCAAAAACAACCTGAAACGGAGAATCAATCAGTGTCGGGGCAGAAAACCGTGGGGTTCCATCAATCGAGAGAGGACAGTAAACAACAATTAATTGCCCAATTAATAGCGGAGAATCAACAATTAAAACAGGAATTAAAGGCAAAAAAGCAAGAAATTCAGGTATTAAGCCAACAAAATCATACTAAAACTGATTTTGAAATCATCTTGCAAGGGGTAGCTGATGCTTTAATTATTGTTAACCAGGAAGGCTATATCCAATTTGTCAATCCGGCCGCTGAAAAATTATTGGGCCGTTCAGGGAATCAATTAATCAATCATTGTTTAGGAATGCCTGTCAGTAATGATGAGACAGAAATCACGATTTTTCGTCCTACAGGGCAATTAATTATTGCAGAGATGCGAGTGGCGAAAATTCCTTGGAATCAAGAAACTGCATATTTAGCCTCTTTAAGAGATGTAACGGAACGTCAAGAGGCAGAAGCGGCCCTCAAAGAAAGTGAAGAGCGATTTCGCCTCCTGGCCGACACAGCCCCAGTGTTAATTTGGATGGCAGGAACCCAAGGAGAATTTACCTTTGTCAGTCAACCTTGGTTAACTTTCACAGGACAATCTTTAGAAGAACAATTAAACGACGGTTGGCAAAAAAATCTACATCCTGAGGATAAATCTAGTTATTTAAAAACCTATTTAAACGCCTTTAAAAAACCAGCTAGTTTTGAACAAAAATTCCGCCTGAAGCATTTTGATGGTAACTATCGTTGGTTATTAAGTCGTGGGGTTCCTCGCTTGACATCTGAAGGGGAATTTGTCGGTTATATTGGGTCTTGTATTGATATTACTGAACATAAAAAATTAGAAGAGACTCTATTACAAATTAGTACGGCGGTGGAAAGTTCGAGTGAAGCGATTAGTATTCTCGATAAAAAGGGGAAATCTCTCTATCATAATCCTGCTTTTGTGGAATTGTTTGGCTATACACCAGACACTTTGAACGAGATGGGCGGTTTGAAAAAAATATTTTGTGATCAAGATTATTTTCGTTATCAAACTGTAATTAATGCCATTGCTGAAGGCAGTAATTCCTGGCGTGGTGAATTAGGGATTCGTTCTCCTAAAGGTCAAAAGAGACAGCTTTGCCTTCATGCTGATGGAATTTGTGACAAAAATAAGCAAATTATCGGGATTGTGATTACGGCGACGGATATTACCGAACGCAAACGATTTGAGAAAGAGTTAAAACAAACTAATAGCAAATTAAAGGCATCTGTCAAACAATTAGAGATAGTTAATCACGATATTGTGATGTTAGGAGAAACCATTGAATTATTACAAGCTTGTCTTTCTCTAGATGAAGCTCAAAAGCTTTTAAAAATGCAAGTTCCTCGTTTATTTCAAGGGGTTTCAGGGTCAATTTTTGTATTTAATCAAGACAATAAACTCATGGAAGCGATGACAACTTGGGGAGTACAAACTAATAGTGAATTAGTCTTTTCTCCCAATGATTGCTGGGCCTTGAGACGAGGACGTTTGCACACAGTTCATAGTGGTTGTGGTTTGTTATGTTCCCATGTTGACATGAACAGTCCTAACAAAAATGCTTCCCTTTGTTTACCGATGACAGCAAGGGGAGAAACCTTGGGATTAATTTATTTATATGATCGCAAAAAAACCTTTTTATCAGAGGAAAAACAACAATTTGTGGCGACGGTTGCGGAACATTTAGCCTTAGCATTAGGCAACTTAAAATTAAGGGAAACCTTACAACAAGAATGTATCCGTGACCCCTTAATGGGACTGTTTAACCGTCGTTATTTAGAGGCTTCTTTAGAACGGGAATTGTCAAGGGCCAAACGCCACCAACAAACTCTAGGGGTGATTATGGTGGATATCGATCATTTTAAACGCTTTAACGATGATTATAGTCATGAAGCTGGTGATATCGTGTTGCGGGTGGTAGGAGAATTTTTACAAAAAAGTGTTCGGGGTTCTGATATTGCTTGTCGCTATGGCGGAGAAGAATTAACCTTAATTTTGCCTGATGCTAGTCTAGAAGAAAGCCAATATCGGGCCGAAGAACTTCGTCAAGGAATTAAACAATTAATTGTTAAATATCAAGGGCAACATTTACGACAAATTACGGCTTCTTTTGGGGTTGCAAGTTATCCCGAAAAAGGGATGACTGTCTCTCAACTGTTATCGAATGCAGATGCAGCTTTATATCAAGCTAAAGCCCAAGGAAGAGATTGTGTGGTGATGGCCACTTAA
- the fbp gene encoding class 1 fructose-bisphosphatase, producing the protein MTSLQPLVIPEHSLDRDCTTLSRHVLQQLKSFSPEAQDLSAIMNRIALAGKLIARRLSRAGLMADVLGFTGETNVQGESVKKMDIFANDVFISVFKQSGLVCRLASEEMDKPYYIPENCPIGRYTLLYDPIDGSSNVDINLSVGSIFAIRQQVGEDLDGEGSDLLQNGREQLAAGYIVYGPSTMLVYSIGHGVHSFLLDPSLGEFILAQENIKIPDHGPVYSTNEGNFWQWDEAIRDYTRYVHRHEGYTARYSGALVGDIHRILMQGGVFLYPGTIKKPEGKLRLLYETAPLAFLIEQAGGKASDGLQPILDLIPNKLHARSPLVIGSKEDVSLVESFILDHKRRGGEGQ; encoded by the coding sequence ATGACAAGTTTACAGCCCCTCGTAATTCCTGAACATAGCCTTGACCGCGACTGTACCACTCTTTCCCGCCACGTTTTACAGCAACTCAAGAGTTTTTCCCCTGAAGCACAGGATCTCAGTGCTATTATGAACCGCATTGCCCTGGCTGGCAAGTTAATCGCCCGTCGTCTCAGTCGGGCCGGTTTAATGGCTGATGTGTTAGGGTTTACCGGAGAAACCAATGTGCAAGGAGAGTCCGTCAAAAAGATGGATATCTTTGCTAATGATGTGTTTATCTCCGTTTTTAAGCAAAGTGGGTTAGTTTGTCGTCTTGCTTCTGAGGAGATGGATAAACCCTATTATATCCCTGAAAATTGTCCCATTGGTCGTTATACTTTGCTATATGATCCGATTGATGGATCATCCAATGTTGATATTAATTTGAGTGTGGGATCAATCTTTGCTATTCGTCAACAAGTAGGGGAAGATTTAGACGGAGAAGGTAGTGATTTATTGCAAAATGGACGGGAACAATTAGCCGCAGGTTATATTGTTTATGGCCCTTCTACCATGTTGGTTTATTCTATTGGTCATGGGGTTCATTCTTTCTTGCTTGACCCCAGTTTAGGGGAGTTTATTTTGGCCCAAGAAAATATTAAAATCCCCGACCATGGGCCTGTTTATAGTACCAATGAAGGGAATTTTTGGCAGTGGGATGAAGCGATTAGAGACTACACTCGTTATGTTCATCGTCATGAAGGTTATACTGCCCGTTATAGTGGGGCATTAGTAGGAGATATTCACCGAATTTTGATGCAAGGGGGTGTGTTTTTATACCCTGGTACTATTAAGAAACCTGAAGGAAAATTACGCTTACTTTATGAAACTGCACCCTTAGCGTTTTTGATAGAACAAGCAGGAGGAAAAGCGAGTGATGGGTTACAACCTATCTTAGATCTTATTCCTAATAAACTTCATGCGAGAAGTCCTTTAGTGATTGGTTCTAAAGAAGATGTTAGCCTGGTAGAATCATTTATTCTCGATCATAAGCGTCGGGGTGGTGAAGGGCAATAA